The DNA segment GCTCTGAATTTAATAAAGCTGCCTTCATCCACAGAAAAATATCAATAAGGtccaatgaagtggcctgcttCAGAATTGATTTGAACAACGAGTTCTTCCAGCACTGCTTAACCATGGGACAGAAGAACAGGGCATGACAGGTGGAATCAAAACCATATTGACATAAAAGACATAATCCTGTTACTGGTACATGATGCGCCATCAAGTTAGCTTGCGTCGGAATAATATTCAATATAGCTCGCCACCAAAATATACGGACTTTTGGAGGCACCGACATAGACCATAAGAACTTCCACCAACCTTTCGAATGTAAATGTGAGCTTTTTTCAGAAGAATCGTAGAATCCAATTTCTAGTTTATACCCATCTTTAACCGAATAATGTCC comes from the Henckelia pumila isolate YLH828 chromosome 1, ASM3356847v2, whole genome shotgun sequence genome and includes:
- the LOC140866384 gene encoding uncharacterized protein, whose translation is MAFFIMEQKTLAQRASMANGSCNANLLNSILPNYIVQNILEIPISLSLNEDSRYWYLDPKGHYSVKDGYKLEIGFYDSSEKSSHLHSKGWWKFLWSMSVPPKVRIFWWRAILNIIPTQANLMAHHVPVTGLCLLCQYGFDSTCHALFFCPMVKQCWKNSLFKSILKQATSLDLIDIFLWMKAALLNSELESFVMRVWAVWQERLGIIHVKDKLPARFDIEWSDILLHEFNEARAALNSSAVQKDRVPSPKWK